The Megalops cyprinoides isolate fMegCyp1 chromosome 10, fMegCyp1.pri, whole genome shotgun sequence genome window below encodes:
- the adar gene encoding double-stranded RNA-specific adenosine deaminase: protein MSRGRGGPHKEHYRFTSPQNQGKYPFRPGSTAAPGVSFTPRVPNFQSNFNRFHSCPNPSTVTPHLQPFPPSPSAPPLLNRPPTSPAHGAAAQNSASAFRQQQVQFLRGQSPEAPQFRTYHQGGSQGLDGENGPFANQQQGWNIKHHPNNPRQRVGYSSDGAWGNRGGFRQPFSHSFPSRKAGWNQQLNPRARTGYQNQNRQRQCGFKPENIKPSLSDRFHSLSLERDRFGRGSRFYRASTGGHTSSSAATSASTASPEIQKLVLNYLSLLSPGETLQAKGLAKKLHQPKKVVNQALYALHRLQKAEKQGDTPPLWSLRRETQGEKDSSCAEERDAAISAGAENISDVQEEREVIVEAVSETSTESEQAPDKYTESDSESDSSETSDSDQEQPLHTNKASNFVIMTDTKDQILQYLHELGKVNSLLLAKKLGLKTAKQVNPTLYALEKQGEVCRDSSITPPLWELSNHKRERMDRHKKATQSAPAEGAALPPGCSVEGEDDTNGAHSQWASDDIPEFLNAIRTGSEGTVAVSLAAAPQNQGSSRLQKLQEVRSKNPVSGLMEFAQHLGQNCEFLLLDQSGPSHDPRFRMQVMLDGRRFPVAEASSKKVAKKDAAAAALKILLREVEGGGGKEEEEGSAAEMDIAIDPTTDATAAANEGPPQALSRSLPGGKNPVSVLMEYSQRSGHPIEFINTGQEGPPHDPRFMFRVKVGENLCPQASAPSKKAARQLAAEEAVKELLGDGRLQINKPQVSFCPIGEDENCPAVPPCPSLPPLTAAELQAAHEAGVGDLINHLNNNAVSGLLEYARARGFAAEIRLVGQSGPPHEPRFTYQAKLGGRWFPPVCASNKKQGKQEAADAALRVLIGEAEKAARTGELTPELPVSGSTLHDQIAMLSHQRFNALTTRIQHSLLGRKILATIVMRKGDSLGTVVSLGTGNRCVKGEELSLKGDTVNDCHAEIISRRGFIRFLYSELMKQNAGGEESIFQPAEDGKLRIKPEVTFHLYISTAPCGDGALFDKSCSEAAEGAGSTHQPLFENAKQGKLRTKVENGEGTIPVESSAIVPTWDGIQHGERLRTMSCSDKILRWNVLGLQGALLSHFLHPVYLHSITLGYLYSHGHLTRAVCCRLAREGHDFKTSLPPNFTLNHPEVGRVSVYDSTRHTGKTKESSVNWSQADHINVEVLDGTKGKVDGPKLDVSRVSKSNMYRLFQTLCHQTGRTDLLALPSYAHAKMAAKAFQAAKAQFFQALIAHGYGAWISKPLEEKSFEASDSYESSTAPQSAGNQGSTLTPGGGAAALSTNNSSARNAEGR, encoded by the exons atgagcagagggagaggagggccCCACAAAGAGCACTACCGATTTACCTCGCCCCAAAATCAGGGTAAATACCCTTTTAGGCCTGGTTCCACCGCAGCCCCAGGTGTGTCCTTTACCCCACGTGTCCCGAATTTCCAAAGTAACTTTAACAGGTTCCATTCCTGTCCCAACCCTTCCACTGTGACCCCCCACCTACAGCcttttcctccatctccctctgctcctcctcttctcaaCCGCCCTCCCACAAGCCCAGCACATGGAGCAGCAGCTCAGAATAGTGCATCTGCTTTCCGGCAGCAGCAAGTGCAGTTTTTGAGGGGTCAGAGTCCAGAAGCTCCCCAGTTTAGAACGTATCATCAAGGTGGATCCCAAGGTTTAGATGGTGAGAACGGACCCTTTGCCAACCAACAGCAAGGCTGGAACATAAAACATCATCCAAACAACCCCAGACAAAGGGTGGGGTACAGCAGTGACGGAGCCTGGGGTAACAGAGGGGGGTTCAGACAGCCTTTCAGTCACAGTTTCCCCAGCAGGAAGGCGGGTTGGAACCAGCAGTTAAATCCTCGAGCTAGAACTGGGTATCAAAACCAGAACCGGCAAAGGCAGTGTGGTTTCAAACCAGAAAACATCAAACCATCCTTGTCAGACCGTTTCCACAGTTTATCCCTGGAGAGGGACAGGTTTGGCAGAGGCAGTCGTTTCTACAGAGCATCAACTGGTGGTCATACCAGCAGTAGTGCTGCTACAAGTGCGTCGACAGCAAGCCCTGAAATCCAGAAACTGGTACTCAATTATCTGTCTTTGTTAAGTCCAGGCGAAACACTCCAGGCGAAAGGTCTTGCGAAAAAACTCCACCAACCTAAAAAAGTCGTCAACCAGGCACTGTACGCACTCCATCGTTTGCAAAAGGCAGAGAAGCAAGGCGATACTCCTCCTCTTTGGAGTCTgcggagagagacacagggggaGAAGGACAGCAGCTGTGCTGAGGAGAGGGACGCTGCAATATCTGCAGGTGCAGAGAATATCTCAGATGTACAAGAAGAGAGGGAAGTGATAGTGGAGGCTGTCTCTGAAACCAGCACTGAGAGTGAACAAGCACCCGACAAATACACTGAATCAGACTCAGAATCGGACTCTTCTGAAACTTCAGATTCTGATCAGGAACAGCCTCTTCACACTAACAAAGCAAGTAACTTTGTCATCATGACAGATACCAAAGACCAGATTCTCCAGTACCTTCATGAACTGGGTAAAGTCAATTCTCTCTTACTGGCGAAGAAACTTGGCCTCAAAACTGCAAAGCAGGTCAACCCCACTCTGTATGCCCTGGAGAAGCAAGGCGAAGTTTGTCGCGACTCGTCAATCACCCCTCCTCTCTGGGAACTGTCGAATCataagagagagaggatggacaGACATAAGAAAGCCACTCAAAGTGCTCCTGCTGAAGGTGCAGCACTACCACCTGGGTGCAGCGTGGAAGGG GAAGATGACACGAATGGAGCGCATTCTCAGTGGGCTTCAGACGACATTCCCGAGTTTCTGAATGCCATCAGAACTGGGTCAGAGGGCACAGTGGCTGTGTCCCTCGCGGCAGCACCACAAAACCAGGGGTCGAGCCGCCTGCAGAAGCTTCAGGAGGTTCGATCCAAAAATCCAGTCAGTGGCCTGATGGAGTTTGCCCAGCATTTGGGTCAGAACTGTGAGTTCTTGCTTCTGGACCAGTCCGGACCTTCACATGACCCCAG ATTCAGAATGCAGGTCATGCTGGATGGTCGCAGGTTTCCCGTGGCAGAGGCGTCCAGCAAGAAGGTGGCTAAGAAGGATGCAGCTGCCGCGGCACTGAAGATCCTGCTGAGAgaagtggaggggggagggggaaaggaggaggaggaaggcagTGCTGCTGAGATGGACATCGCCATTGATCCCACTACTGACGCCACT GCTGCAGCAAATGAGGGTCCGCCCCAGGCTTTGTCACGCTCCCTGCCCGGGGGGAAGaaccctgtgtctgtgctgatggAGTACAGCCAGCGCAGTGGACACCCCATAGAGTTCATCAACACTGGACAGGAGGGGCCCCCTCACGATCCACG TTTTATGTTCAGGGTGAAGGTGGGGGAGAATCTTTGCCCCCAGGCCTCTGCCCCGAGTAAGAAGGCTGCCCGCCAGCTAGCTGCAGAAGAGGCGGTGAAGGAGCTGCTGGGAGATGGGAGACTGCAGATCAACAAG ccccAGGTGAGCTTCTGCCCCATCGGGGAGGATGAGAACTGTCCTGCGgtgcccccctgcccctccctccccccactgaCGGCGGCGGAGCTGCAGGCCGCCCACGAGGCCGGGGTGGGCGACCTCATCAACCACCTGAACAACAACGCTGTGTCGGGGCTGCTGGAGTACGCCCGCGCCCGGGGCTTCGCCGCCGAGATCCGTCTGGTGGGCCAGTCCGGCCCCCCCCACGAACCCCG gTTCACGTATCAGGCGAAGCTCGGGGGCCGCTGGTTCCCGCCGGTGTGCGCCAGCAACAAGAAGCAGGGGAAGCAGGAGGCGGCGGACGCGGCCCTGAGGGTGCTGATCGGAGAGGCGGAGAAGGCGGCTCGCACAGGGGAGCTCACCCCGGAG CTCCCGGTGAGTGGCAGCACGCTGCACGACCAGATCGCCATGCTGAGCCACCAGCGCTTCAACGCCCTGACCACCCGCATCCAGCACAGCCTGCTGGGACGCAAGATCCTGGCCACCATCGTCATGAGGAAGGGGGACAGCCTGGGGACCGTGGTCAGCCTGGGCACCG GAAACCGCTGTGTCAAAGGCGAAGAATTGAGCCTTAAAGGGGACACGGTGAACGACTGCCACGCAGAAATCATTTCCAGGAGGGGATTTATCAG GTTCCTCTACAGCGAGCTGATGAAGCAGAACGCAGGTGGGGAGGAGAGCATATTTCAGCCCGCGGAGGATGGCAAGCTCAGGATTAAGCCTGAGGTGACCTTTCACCTCTACATCAG CACTGCCCCCTGTGGAGACGGCGCCCTGTTTGACAAGTCCTGCAGCGAGGCAGCCGAGGGGGCGGGGAGCACGCACCAGCCGCTGTTCGAGAACGCCAAGCAGGGAAAGCTGAGGACCAAGGTGGAGAACG GGGAGGGCACCATCCCGGTGGAGTCGAGCGCCATCGTTCCCACGTGGGACGGCATCCAGCATGGGGAGAGGCTCCGCACCATGAGCTGCAGCGATAAGATCCTGCGCTGGAACGTGCTGgggctgcagggggcgctgctgaGCCATTTTCTGCACCCCGTTTACCTCCACTCAATCACTTTGG GCTACTTATACAGCCATGGGCACCTGACCCGGGCTGTGTGCTGCCGACTGGCCAGAGAAGGGCATGACTTCAAAACGAGCCTCCCGCCTAACTTTACCCTCAACCACCCGGAG GTTGGCCGGGTCAGTGTGTATGACTCCACGCGGCACACGGGCAAGACCAAGGAGTCCAGCGTTAACTGGAGCCAGGCTGACCACATCAATGTTGAGGTGCTGGACGGGACCAAGGGCAAAGTGGACGG CCCCAAACTGGACGTGTCCCGGGTCTCCAAGTCCAACATGTACCGCCTCTTTCAGACCCTTTGCCACCAGACGGGCCGCACCGACCTTCTGGCGCTGCCCTCTTACGCCCACGCCAAGATGGCTGCCAAGGCCTTCCAGGCAGCCAAGGCCCAGTTCTTCCAGGCTCTCATTGCCCATGGCTACGGGGCCTGGATCAGCAAGCCCCTGGAGGAGAAGAGCTTCGAGGCCAGCGATAGCTACGAGAGCAGCACAGCGCCGCAGAGCGCGGGGAATCAGGGCAGCACGCTAACGCCGGGGGGGGGCGCCGCAGCTCTCAGCACGAATAACAGCAGCGCTCGTAATGCGGAGGGGCgctag
- the LOC118784267 gene encoding neuronal acetylcholine receptor subunit alpha-7-like, with product MWQSVVLLLFGFSALVQESLQGPHQRNLLKELLKDYNRMERPVANDSLPLIVKFSVILVQIVDVDEKNQILTTNIWLQMHWYDHYLQWNQSEHPGVKNLRFTTEQVWTPDILLYNSADDKFDSTFKTNVLVNSSGFCQYLPPGIFMSTCNVDVRWFPFDIQRCELKFGSWTFDGWLLDLQMNEADISGYMPNGEWDLVGVPGNRNVVYYDCCKEPYPDVTFIVTIRRRTLYYALNLLIPCVLLSSMTLLVFLLPANSGEKISLGITVLLSLTVFMLLVAEIMPATSDSIPLIGQYFASTMVIVSMSVVATVVVLQYHHHDPNGGKMPKWVQLVLLHWVAWFLRMKRPGQRGDAKQAPHAPSLRRFSSGSQSKNIPNPPEPSLQPQKLMPIKDGLSHLDRSHNSLPHMHAQSSTNNNSNLVYIGFQNLDDPPLISDPIHRNSTVSRKGCPVGISGSPPAHLPLQFGGPPPPNPSLATVGCPSTVSSGFGMGASQAGMGDPQLQAILEEVRFVADHFRKQNESEVVTEQWQFAAAVIDRLCLVSFSIFNIICTISILMSAPNFVEAVSKDFI from the exons ATGTGGCAGTCTGTGGTTTTGCTTCTGTTTGGATTCTCAGCTTTGGTCCAGG AGTCACTTCAGGGGCCACATCAACGGAATTTATTGAAGGAGTTACTGAAGGACTACAACCGCATGGAGAGGCCAGTGGCCAAcgactctctccctctcatcgTCAAATTCTCTGTCATCCTTGTACAGATCGTAGATGTG GATGAGAAGAACCAGATCCTCACCACAAATATTTGGCTTCAGATG cacTGGTATGACCATTATCTACAGTGGAACCAGTCTGAGCACCCAGGAGTGAAAAATTTGAGATTCACCACTGAACAGGTCTGGACACCTGACATCCTCCTCTACAACAG TGCGGATGACAAGTTTGATTCGACCTTCAAGACCAATGTGCTCGTCAACTCCAGTGGCTTCTGTCAGTACCTACCACCAG GGATCTTTATGAGCACATGCAACGTGGATGTTCGGTGGTTCCCCTTTGACATACAAAGGTGTGAGCTCAAGTTTGGCTCGTGGACCTTTGACGGATGGCTGCTGGACCTGCAAATGAATGAGGCTGATATCTCTGGGTACATGCCCAACGGAGAATGGGATCTGGTCG GAGTTCCAGGCAATCGCAATGTAGTGTACTATGACTGCTGCAAAGAGCCATACCCGGATGTGACATTCATCGTGACCATCAGGCGTCGCACGCTCTACTACGCCCTGAACCTGCTGATACCCTGCGTGCTGCTTTCCTCCATGACCCTGCTCGTCTTTCTGCTGCCGGCCAACTCCGGGGAGAAGATCTCCCtgg GCATTACAGTacttctgtctctcactgtatTTATGTTACTGGTGGCAGAGATCATGCCAGCAACATCAGACTCCATTCCGCTAATAG GTCAGTACTTCGCCAGCACCATGGTCATCGTGAGCATGTCAGTGGTGGCCACAGTCGTGGTGCTGCAGTACCATCATCATGACCCTAATGGAGGAAAAATGCCCAAATGG GTGCAGTTGGTCCTGCTGCACTGGGTAGCCTGGTTCCTACGGATGAAGCgtccaggacagagaggagacgcAAAACAGGCCCCCCACGCCCCCAGCCTGCGCCGCTTCTCCTCTGGCTCCCAAAGCAAGAACATCCCCAACCCCCCTGAACCCTCCCTGCAGCCCCAAAAGCTCATGCCCATCAAGGATGGCTTGTCTCACCTGGACCGCTCCCACAATTCCCTGCCTCACATGCATGCCCAGTCCAGCACCAACAACAATAGCAACCTGGTCTATATAGGTTTTCAGAACCTGGACGACCCACCGCTCATCTCTGACCCAATCCATAGGAACAGTACCGTTAGCCGCAAAGGTTGTCCTGTTGGAATATCTGGCAGCCCGCCAGCCCACCTCCCTTTACAGTTTGGCGGCCCACCACCCCCAAATCCCAGCCTGGCCACTGTGGGTTGCCCCAGTACAGTCTCCAGCGGTTTTGGTATGGGGGCATCCCAGGCGGGTATGGGAGACCCCCAGCTGCAGGCCATCCTAGAGGAGGTCCGCTTCGTGGCCGATCACTTCCGAAAGCAGAACGAGAGCGAGGTGGTGACGGAGCAGTGGCAGTTCGCGGCAGCCGTCATCGACCGGCTCTGCCTGGTGTCCTTCAGCATCTTCAACATCATCTGCACCATCTCCATCCTCATGTCCGCCCCAAACTTCGTGGAGGCTGTCTCCAAGGACTTCATCTGA